A stretch of Lysinibacillus agricola DNA encodes these proteins:
- a CDS encoding enoyl-CoA hydratase, producing MEFLSWKVEDGVAIITIARPPANALSRGIITEVNAVLDAVENDDAVRVLVLHGEGRFFSAGADIKEFTEVGSGDEFTKLASNGQQVFERVESFSKPIIAAIHGAALGGGLELAMSCHLRYVTESAKLGLPELQLGLIPGFGGTQRLPRYVGVAKAAEMMFTSEPISGAEAVQWGLANRAFTDEALLEETLKVAKKIAKKSPVALKAAIQTLQYAKHASFYEGIEAEAKSFGTVFVSEDAKEGIQAFIEKREPVFTGK from the coding sequence ATGGAATTTCTAAGTTGGAAAGTAGAAGATGGGGTAGCAATTATTACGATTGCACGTCCGCCAGCAAACGCATTATCCCGCGGAATCATTACCGAAGTAAATGCTGTGCTAGATGCCGTAGAAAACGATGACGCTGTACGTGTCCTTGTACTTCACGGTGAAGGTCGTTTTTTCTCAGCAGGTGCCGACATTAAGGAATTTACAGAGGTTGGATCTGGCGATGAATTTACGAAGCTAGCTAGCAACGGTCAGCAAGTTTTTGAGCGAGTTGAATCGTTCTCTAAACCTATTATTGCTGCAATTCATGGTGCCGCACTAGGTGGGGGTCTTGAACTAGCAATGAGCTGTCATCTGCGCTATGTGACAGAATCTGCGAAATTAGGGCTACCTGAATTACAATTAGGTCTTATTCCAGGTTTCGGGGGTACACAGCGTCTACCACGATATGTAGGGGTTGCGAAAGCTGCAGAAATGATGTTTACAAGTGAGCCAATTTCTGGTGCAGAAGCCGTGCAATGGGGCTTAGCGAATCGTGCGTTTACAGATGAAGCATTACTTGAAGAAACGCTAAAGGTAGCGAAGAAGATTGCGAAGAAGAGCCCGGTTGCTTTAAAAGCAGCTATTCAAACATTGCAATATGCTAAGCATGCTTCATTCTATGAAGGGATTGAGGCAGAAGCAAAATCCTTTGGCACAGTATTCGTTTCGGAAGATGCTAAAGAGGGAATTCAAGCATTTATTGAAAAACGCGAGCCTGTGTTTACTGGCAAATAA
- a CDS encoding TetR/AcrR family transcriptional regulator, producing MKRDKPKYKQIIDAAVIVIAENGYHQAQVSKIAKQAGVADGTIYLYFKNKEDILISVFNEKMAVFVESLQDIIENGSTSKDKLSRMIENHFNVLATDRYLATVTQLELRQSNKDLRLKINSVLREYLQLLDQILIEGMLSGEFNQTMDVRLARQMVFGTIDETITSWVMNDYRYDLMEQVPKVQALILNGIKA from the coding sequence GTGAAACGTGATAAGCCAAAATATAAGCAAATTATTGATGCAGCTGTCATCGTTATTGCAGAGAATGGGTATCACCAAGCACAAGTATCGAAGATCGCCAAACAGGCAGGGGTGGCCGACGGAACAATCTATTTATATTTTAAAAATAAAGAAGATATATTAATTTCTGTCTTTAATGAAAAAATGGCTGTTTTTGTAGAGTCATTACAAGATATAATAGAAAATGGAAGTACGTCTAAAGACAAACTTTCACGAATGATAGAAAATCATTTTAATGTTCTAGCGACAGATCGATACCTAGCAACCGTCACTCAATTAGAACTACGACAATCGAACAAGGATTTACGACTAAAAATCAATTCGGTGTTAAGAGAGTATTTACAATTACTTGATCAAATTTTAATCGAAGGTATGCTCTCTGGTGAGTTCAATCAAACGATGGATGTACGCTTGGCACGTCAAATGGTATTTGGAACAATTGACGAAACCATTACGTCGTGGGTCATGAATGACTATCGATATGATTTGATGGAACAGGTTCCAAAGGTTCAGGCATTAATCCTGAACGGCATTAAAGCTTAA
- a CDS encoding AMP-binding protein: protein MTTKPWLTNYPEEVPSSLTFEEIPVQEFLTRAYKKNPSKVAIHFMGRDLTYTELYESALRFANYLQALGVEKGDRVAIMLPNSPQSVIAYYGAMYAGAIVVQTNPLYTERELQYQMADSGAKVILVMDILYPRVMKIIKETTLENVIVTAIKDYLPFPKNLVYPFIQKKQYGFSVKVEHSGQNHLFSEIMRSTPIKMIDIPFDFEEDIALLQYTGGTTGFPKGVMLTHKNLIANTTMCDSWMYKCVHGEETIMGVLPFFHVYGMTTVMLLSVFTQNKMVLLPKFDAETALKTIDKQKPTLFPGAPTLYIGLLNHPDIAKYDLSSIKACLSGSASLPVEVQEKFEAVTGGKLVEGYGLTETSPVTHSTPIWGKRVMGSIGLPWPNTDSIILRTGDTEALPVGEVGEIAVKGPQVMKGYWNRPEDTAASFVDGWFLTGDLGYMDEEGYFYVVDRKKDLIIAGGFNIYPREVEEVLYEREEIQECVVAGIPDPYRGETVKAYIVLKEGYSITEDELNKYCRQHLAAFKVPRYYEFRDELPKTAVGKILRRTLVDEEKTKLANKEAK from the coding sequence ATGACAACAAAACCATGGCTAACAAATTATCCTGAAGAAGTACCATCGTCTTTAACGTTTGAGGAAATTCCTGTGCAAGAGTTTTTAACGCGTGCCTATAAAAAGAATCCATCCAAAGTTGCGATTCATTTTATGGGTAGGGATTTGACGTACACCGAGCTATATGAGTCAGCGCTAAGGTTCGCAAACTATTTACAAGCCCTTGGAGTAGAAAAAGGAGATCGCGTGGCTATTATGCTGCCAAACTCACCACAAAGTGTAATCGCTTACTACGGGGCGATGTACGCTGGAGCGATTGTCGTACAAACAAATCCACTTTATACTGAGCGTGAACTTCAATATCAAATGGCTGATTCAGGTGCGAAAGTTATTTTAGTGATGGATATTTTATATCCGCGTGTCATGAAAATCATAAAGGAAACTACACTTGAAAATGTAATTGTCACAGCCATTAAAGATTATTTACCATTTCCCAAAAATTTAGTTTATCCATTTATTCAAAAAAAGCAGTATGGTTTTAGTGTAAAGGTTGAACATAGTGGTCAAAATCATCTATTTTCAGAAATTATGCGCTCTACGCCAATCAAGATGATTGATATCCCATTTGATTTTGAAGAGGACATTGCTCTGCTTCAATATACAGGTGGTACAACAGGCTTTCCTAAGGGTGTTATGCTGACCCATAAAAACTTAATTGCCAATACAACAATGTGTGATTCATGGATGTATAAATGTGTACATGGTGAGGAAACCATTATGGGTGTACTACCATTCTTCCATGTTTATGGTATGACTACTGTTATGTTATTATCAGTTTTCACGCAAAATAAAATGGTGCTATTACCAAAGTTTGACGCAGAAACAGCATTGAAAACGATTGATAAGCAAAAACCAACTCTATTCCCAGGTGCACCGACTTTATATATTGGTCTATTAAATCATCCGGATATTGCAAAGTACGACTTATCGTCCATTAAAGCATGCTTAAGTGGCTCTGCTTCACTGCCAGTAGAGGTGCAAGAGAAATTTGAAGCGGTAACAGGAGGAAAGCTTGTAGAAGGATATGGTCTAACAGAAACTTCTCCTGTCACACATTCTACACCAATTTGGGGTAAGCGTGTCATGGGCTCGATTGGTTTACCTTGGCCAAATACGGATTCAATAATTTTACGTACAGGGGATACGGAGGCACTTCCAGTCGGTGAAGTTGGTGAAATAGCTGTAAAAGGGCCACAGGTTATGAAAGGCTATTGGAATCGACCTGAAGATACAGCAGCATCGTTCGTAGATGGCTGGTTTTTAACAGGTGATCTGGGCTATATGGACGAGGAAGGCTATTTCTATGTGGTTGATCGTAAAAAAGATTTGATTATCGCAGGTGGATTTAATATTTACCCTCGTGAGGTAGAGGAAGTACTATATGAACGAGAGGAAATCCAAGAATGTGTAGTTGCGGGCATACCGGATCCATATCGCGGAGAAACAGTAAAAGCTTATATTGTTTTAAAAGAAGGATATTCGATAACAGAAGACGAATTAAATAAATATTGCCGTCAACACTTGGCTGCTTTCAAAGTTCCGCGCTACTATGAGTTTAGAGATGAGTTACCGAAAACAGCAGTCGGGAAAATTTTACGTCGTACGTTAGTGGACGAAGAAAAAACGAAATTGGCGAATAAAGAAGCAAAATAA
- a CDS encoding IS1182 family transposase: protein MTIVKQMSLFDIQELLEMESSRRFDAIFATFDVQPIFQLFSKKTLRGAPRELNYGAMIQSLIVRIVERIPTIKDLIKRLVNDPLFRFDCGFLVSDVVPSEASYSRMIDVISQSDVLDHMQDTLIQTAFIEGFICDKHLAIDATHFESRDAAKPSEKKEPAPPKKRGRKSKEERDAWLMEQAKIKANQSTYEKEIKDQLDTPLETLWQDAPIEPYWGIKKNSDGKNTFWFGFKGHLAVTTKGQYIVGRLMTSANLSDSKAAIPLLKKVEDQFPEHFTTAILDAGYDYEPIYSQLHEYQMRAVIPYNVRNEGEYLGFDEHFRPTCVREHSYCYDSFDEKYRTLKFTRPKECATCPLRNDSLCQKVFKIKCDTDLRKFTYPARGSELWKQLYKERTAVERVNAYLKQYFQLNNVRHRTGRKAKLHFNLVTFIYNACKLAVDRLNALLQTQTQAA from the coding sequence ATGACTATTGTAAAACAAATGAGCCTATTTGACATCCAAGAATTATTGGAAATGGAAAGTTCCCGTCGTTTTGATGCGATTTTTGCCACTTTCGACGTGCAACCTATTTTTCAGTTGTTTTCAAAAAAGACATTACGTGGTGCCCCACGTGAATTAAATTACGGTGCCATGATACAGTCACTCATTGTTCGTATTGTTGAGCGGATTCCAACGATCAAGGATTTAATCAAACGTTTAGTCAACGATCCTTTATTTCGATTCGATTGCGGTTTTCTCGTTTCAGACGTGGTTCCATCTGAAGCGTCCTATTCGCGTATGATCGACGTCATTAGTCAATCAGATGTGCTCGATCACATGCAAGATACATTGATTCAAACAGCCTTTATAGAAGGTTTCATTTGTGATAAACACCTCGCGATAGATGCCACACATTTCGAATCACGCGATGCGGCAAAACCTTCGGAGAAAAAAGAACCTGCACCACCCAAAAAACGTGGACGAAAATCAAAAGAAGAACGAGACGCTTGGCTTATGGAACAAGCAAAAATCAAAGCCAATCAGTCAACTTATGAAAAAGAAATCAAGGACCAACTCGATACACCACTAGAAACACTGTGGCAAGATGCGCCCATCGAACCGTATTGGGGCATCAAAAAGAACAGTGACGGCAAAAATACGTTTTGGTTTGGCTTTAAAGGGCATCTCGCGGTAACAACAAAGGGGCAATATATCGTTGGACGCCTCATGACATCTGCTAATTTGTCAGATAGTAAAGCAGCGATTCCTCTTTTAAAGAAAGTAGAAGACCAATTTCCAGAGCATTTCACGACCGCTATATTGGATGCAGGGTATGATTATGAACCTATTTACAGTCAATTACACGAGTATCAAATGCGTGCGGTTATTCCTTACAATGTCCGCAATGAAGGCGAGTATCTTGGATTTGATGAGCATTTCAGACCGACATGTGTACGTGAACACAGCTACTGTTACGACAGCTTCGATGAAAAGTACCGAACACTAAAATTCACAAGACCAAAGGAATGTGCAACCTGTCCGTTACGTAATGATTCCCTCTGTCAGAAGGTTTTCAAAATCAAATGTGACACGGATTTACGAAAATTCACGTATCCAGCACGAGGCTCTGAACTTTGGAAACAACTATATAAAGAGCGCACAGCCGTTGAACGTGTAAATGCATACTTAAAGCAATATTTTCAGTTAAACAATGTCCGTCACAGAACAGGAAGAAAAGCAAAACTTCATTTCAACCTGGTGACGTTTATTTATAATGCCTGCAAATTAGCAGTAGATCGTCTGAATGCTTTATTACAAACACAAACTCAAGCAGCATAA
- a CDS encoding DUF350 domain-containing protein, with amino-acid sequence MLNSSFWRYPIIETAGYFSVVVLCLVVSMALFEVVTKYKNWEEIKNGNVAVALATGGKILGICNIFRFSIARHSTLSEMIGWGLFGFTLLIVAYFLFEFMTPRFKVDQEIENDNRSVGFISFTISVGLSFVIGASIA; translated from the coding sequence ATGCTGAATTCTAGCTTTTGGCGATATCCAATTATCGAAACGGCAGGATATTTTAGTGTTGTTGTGTTATGTTTAGTCGTCTCGATGGCATTGTTCGAAGTCGTTACGAAATATAAAAATTGGGAAGAAATTAAGAATGGTAATGTCGCTGTGGCACTTGCAACAGGTGGGAAAATACTGGGGATATGCAATATTTTTCGCTTTTCCATTGCACGCCATAGCACGTTAAGTGAAATGATTGGCTGGGGTCTTTTTGGCTTTACATTACTTATTGTTGCGTATTTCTTATTTGAATTTATGACACCACGTTTTAAAGTCGATCAAGAAATCGAAAATGATAATCGCTCAGTCGGCTTCATTTCCTTTACTATATCAGTCGGTCTATCGTTTGTAATTGGGGCAAGTATTGCATAG
- a CDS encoding endonuclease MutS2, which produces MIAERALKTLEYDKVRQQVATYCTSSIGKSAIDELVPQTDYEKVVQLLEEMDEGLSILRVKGNVPMGGIFDVRPAARRAQIGGMLSAMELMEVSSTIRASRILRNFIEDLESEEVIEIPHFIVKKESMPVLTGLQHEINNCIDDNGSVLDSASQTLRSIRQSLRAEEAKVRSKLESLTRGSNAAKMLSDALVTIRNDRFVIPVKQEYRHHYGGIVHDQSSSGQTLFIEPDSVVQANNEIHRLKMKEQAEVERILLALSAMVEEVAPDLFNLVKVLGEIDVILAKGKYGQANKCTMPKMNNDGYIRLVRARHPLLPIETAVANDIEFGKDITAIVITGPNTGGKTVTLKTVGLSTLMAQAGLPVPALDGSELAVFKQLFADIGDEQSIEQSLSTFSSHMVNIVDILQKFDDESLVLFDELGAGTDPQEGAALAISILDEVHGRGARVMATTHYPELKAYGYNRPGVANASVEFDIETLSPTYRLLIGVPGRSNAFEISSRLGLPESIIDRAKSFTGTDRHEVESMIASLEETRRQSEDDAERSHELMIESEALRKELQEKLQAYDDRKEALDKKAKEKARKIVDEAKREAESIIAELREMRKNADQVVKEHELIEARKRLEEATPLEDNKVLKKAAQVKARAQNLVVGDEVKVLSYGQRGTLLEKVSNSEWVVQMGILKMKISDSDLEYIKPEKEPVQRIAGVKNRTSQVKLELDLRGERYEDAILRTEKYIDDALLANYGRVSIIHGVGTGALRQGIQTYLKKHKRVKSFRFGEAGEGGLGVTVVELK; this is translated from the coding sequence GTGATCGCAGAACGCGCATTGAAAACACTAGAATATGATAAAGTACGTCAACAAGTGGCTACATACTGTACTTCATCAATCGGCAAATCAGCCATTGATGAACTTGTACCACAAACAGACTATGAAAAAGTTGTACAATTATTAGAAGAGATGGATGAAGGACTCTCCATTTTACGTGTTAAAGGCAATGTACCGATGGGTGGAATTTTTGATGTACGACCAGCTGCAAGGCGTGCACAAATCGGTGGCATGCTTTCAGCGATGGAATTAATGGAAGTCTCAAGTACGATTCGAGCAAGTAGAATTCTTCGCAATTTTATTGAAGATTTAGAATCAGAAGAAGTGATTGAGATCCCTCATTTCATCGTCAAAAAGGAGTCAATGCCTGTTTTAACAGGCTTGCAACATGAAATTAATAACTGTATTGATGACAATGGCTCAGTGCTAGACTCTGCAAGTCAAACTTTGCGTTCAATTCGCCAATCTTTACGCGCTGAGGAGGCTAAAGTACGTTCTAAGCTTGAAAGTCTTACTCGTGGGAGCAATGCTGCAAAAATGCTCTCAGATGCACTTGTAACGATTCGTAATGATCGCTTTGTTATCCCGGTTAAGCAAGAGTATCGTCATCATTATGGTGGAATTGTGCATGACCAATCATCTTCTGGTCAAACATTATTCATCGAGCCAGATTCGGTTGTACAAGCGAATAATGAAATTCATCGATTAAAAATGAAGGAGCAAGCTGAAGTTGAACGTATTTTACTTGCTTTAAGTGCAATGGTAGAGGAAGTAGCTCCGGATTTATTTAACTTAGTAAAAGTTCTAGGTGAAATAGACGTTATTTTAGCAAAAGGCAAGTATGGTCAAGCAAACAAATGTACAATGCCTAAAATGAATAACGATGGCTATATTCGTCTTGTGCGTGCACGTCATCCACTTTTACCGATTGAAACGGCAGTTGCTAACGATATTGAATTTGGGAAAGACATTACGGCAATTGTTATTACAGGACCAAACACTGGTGGTAAAACCGTGACTTTAAAAACAGTTGGACTGAGTACATTAATGGCACAGGCCGGGTTACCAGTACCTGCACTTGATGGTTCAGAGCTAGCCGTTTTCAAGCAGCTTTTTGCGGATATTGGAGATGAACAGTCAATTGAGCAATCATTGTCAACATTCTCTTCTCATATGGTCAACATCGTAGATATTTTACAAAAATTTGATGACGAATCACTTGTGCTATTTGACGAATTAGGTGCCGGTACAGATCCTCAGGAGGGGGCAGCTCTGGCCATCTCTATTTTAGATGAAGTACATGGTCGAGGTGCCCGCGTTATGGCAACGACGCACTATCCTGAGCTAAAAGCATACGGCTATAATCGTCCAGGGGTTGCTAATGCAAGTGTGGAGTTTGATATTGAGACGTTGAGTCCAACATATCGTCTACTTATCGGTGTACCAGGTCGCTCCAATGCATTTGAAATCTCAAGTCGCCTTGGCTTACCAGAGTCGATTATTGACCGCGCAAAAAGCTTTACAGGTACAGATCGCCATGAAGTGGAGTCAATGATTGCTTCACTAGAAGAGACTCGTCGTCAATCCGAAGATGATGCAGAACGCTCTCATGAATTAATGATAGAGTCTGAAGCACTACGAAAAGAGCTACAAGAAAAACTACAAGCTTACGATGACCGCAAAGAGGCACTCGATAAAAAAGCGAAAGAAAAAGCTCGTAAAATTGTTGATGAAGCAAAAAGAGAAGCAGAATCAATTATTGCAGAGCTTCGGGAAATGCGCAAAAATGCAGACCAAGTTGTCAAGGAGCATGAGCTTATCGAAGCTCGTAAACGATTGGAAGAAGCGACACCGCTTGAAGACAATAAAGTGCTGAAAAAAGCGGCACAAGTAAAGGCCCGTGCACAAAACTTAGTTGTCGGAGACGAGGTAAAGGTGTTAAGCTATGGTCAACGGGGTACATTGCTCGAAAAAGTATCGAATTCCGAATGGGTTGTCCAAATGGGTATTTTAAAAATGAAAATCTCAGATAGTGATCTGGAGTACATTAAACCTGAAAAGGAGCCTGTGCAACGTATTGCAGGTGTGAAAAATCGCACCAGCCAAGTAAAATTAGAATTAGATTTACGCGGCGAGCGCTATGAAGATGCCATTTTACGTACGGAAAAATATATTGATGATGCCTTACTTGCTAATTATGGGCGTGTGTCAATTATTCACGGTGTCGGTACAGGTGCATTGCGTCAAGGAATTCAAACCTATTTGAAAAAGCATAAGCGTGTTAAATCCTTCCGTTTTGGTGAAGCCGGTGAGGGGGGCTTAGGCGTCACGGTTGTGGAATTGAAATAA
- the polX gene encoding DNA polymerase/3'-5' exonuclease PolX gives MNKKTIIRTLEKIALYMELQGENPFKVSAFRKAAAALEGDRRSLSEMEDVTKLKGIGKGTAAVIEDLMTTGESSLLKELEEIVPKGLLPLLKLPGLGGKKIAKLHQELGIDSAESLKAACEACKVRELAGFAAKTEEKILKELANLANRSERLPIWQLEPVVLQIEALLGSMEKVERFSVAGSFRRAAETSKDIDFIVVTEAVEAVREKLLKELSIQEVVAAGDTKISVILDLEEPVSVDFRLVKDAEYATALHHFTGSKDHNVRMRQIAKARGEKISEYGVEQADSTVLTFKDEEEFFAHFDLPFIPPSLRTGTTEFDKTEDIKSLVKLEDIKADLHMHTTWSDGAYSVAEMGEALIARDYQYSVITDHSQFLKVANGLTPERLIKQRAEIEAFNETHPDFQLYAGTEMDILPDGSLDFEDDVLKELDFVIASIHSSFTQSQEKIMARLLTAMQNPYVHMIAHPTGRIIEDRNGYNPDMEQLIAWAKEYGKILELNANPYRLDLCVEHLEMALTAGVPVAINTDAHDIAHLRFMDIGVRYANRAWLKKDMIVNTWTQEQFEAFIRRNK, from the coding sequence GTGAACAAAAAAACAATTATTCGCACACTTGAGAAAATTGCATTGTATATGGAATTACAAGGGGAAAATCCATTCAAGGTATCTGCCTTTCGAAAAGCTGCTGCTGCACTTGAGGGAGACAGGCGCTCATTAAGTGAGATGGAGGATGTAACAAAGCTTAAAGGTATTGGTAAAGGGACAGCTGCTGTTATTGAGGATTTAATGACAACTGGGGAATCAAGCTTATTAAAAGAATTAGAAGAAATTGTACCAAAAGGGTTGCTCCCATTATTAAAACTTCCAGGCTTAGGTGGTAAAAAAATAGCCAAGCTTCATCAAGAGTTAGGAATTGATTCTGCGGAAAGTTTAAAGGCTGCTTGTGAGGCATGCAAAGTTCGTGAGCTAGCAGGCTTTGCAGCAAAAACCGAAGAAAAAATTTTAAAGGAACTTGCAAATTTAGCAAATCGTTCCGAACGTTTACCGATTTGGCAGCTAGAGCCTGTTGTTTTACAAATTGAAGCACTTCTAGGTAGTATGGAAAAAGTGGAACGTTTTTCTGTTGCTGGAAGCTTCCGTCGCGCAGCAGAAACAAGTAAAGATATTGATTTTATTGTTGTAACTGAAGCAGTTGAAGCTGTACGTGAAAAATTACTGAAAGAGCTCTCTATACAAGAAGTAGTGGCAGCTGGTGATACAAAGATTTCAGTTATTTTAGATTTAGAAGAGCCAGTGAGCGTAGATTTTCGATTAGTGAAGGATGCTGAATATGCAACGGCCTTACATCATTTCACAGGCTCAAAAGATCACAATGTCCGCATGCGTCAAATTGCTAAAGCCCGTGGTGAAAAGATTAGTGAATATGGCGTAGAGCAGGCAGATAGCACAGTATTGACATTTAAGGATGAAGAAGAATTTTTTGCACATTTCGATTTACCATTTATTCCACCTAGTTTGCGCACAGGTACAACGGAATTTGACAAAACAGAAGACATTAAAAGTCTAGTAAAACTAGAAGATATTAAAGCAGACTTACATATGCATACAACGTGGTCTGATGGTGCATACTCTGTAGCTGAAATGGGCGAGGCATTAATAGCGCGTGATTATCAATATAGCGTTATTACTGACCATTCACAATTTTTAAAAGTAGCAAATGGTTTAACGCCGGAGCGTTTGATAAAGCAACGTGCTGAAATTGAGGCATTTAATGAAACACATCCAGATTTTCAATTATACGCAGGAACAGAAATGGATATTTTGCCAGATGGTTCCCTCGATTTTGAAGATGATGTGCTGAAAGAATTAGATTTTGTCATTGCTTCCATTCACTCTAGTTTTACACAATCACAGGAAAAAATAATGGCGCGTTTACTTACTGCGATGCAAAATCCGTATGTCCATATGATCGCCCATCCAACTGGTCGCATTATTGAGGATCGAAATGGCTATAATCCAGATATGGAGCAATTAATTGCTTGGGCAAAGGAATATGGTAAAATTTTAGAGTTAAATGCGAATCCATATCGTCTAGATTTATGTGTTGAACATTTAGAAATGGCTTTAACAGCTGGCGTACCCGTAGCAATCAATACGGATGCCCATGATATTGCTCATTTACGCTTTATGGATATTGGGGTGCGCTACGCAAACAGGGCATGGTTGAAAAAGGATATGATTGTGAATACATGGACGCAAGAGCAATTTGAAGCGTTCATTCGACGAAATAAATAG
- a CDS encoding CvpA family protein, whose protein sequence is MLDLIILVLLLAGLIVGAKRGFIVQMMHIVSFIVALIVAYIYYKPLAQKFVFWVPYPGVTDSGSLGVVIDSLDLDRTFYQIVAFAVIFFAVKITLQIVASIFDFIAYLPVLGTLNRWLGALFGMIENYLIMFILLYILALLPIDLIQSLMSKSLLSGLILEHTPIITNMFQNWWYIYMQ, encoded by the coding sequence ATGTTAGATTTAATCATATTAGTGTTGCTATTAGCTGGGCTCATTGTTGGAGCAAAACGTGGTTTCATCGTACAGATGATGCATATCGTTAGCTTTATAGTTGCCCTAATTGTTGCGTATATTTATTATAAACCATTAGCACAAAAATTTGTTTTTTGGGTTCCGTATCCTGGTGTAACGGATTCAGGTAGTCTTGGAGTAGTCATTGATAGCCTGGATTTAGACCGCACTTTTTACCAGATCGTGGCCTTTGCCGTTATTTTCTTTGCGGTGAAAATTACATTGCAAATTGTGGCATCGATTTTTGATTTTATAGCGTATTTACCTGTGTTAGGCACATTGAATCGTTGGCTTGGAGCACTGTTTGGCATGATTGAAAACTATTTAATTATGTTTATTTTGCTATACATCCTTGCTTTATTGCCAATTGATCTTATTCAAAGTTTAATGTCGAAGTCGTTGTTAAGTGGTTTAATTTTGGAACATACACCGATCATTACAAATATGTTCCAAAACTGGTGGTATATTTATATGCAATAG
- the zapA gene encoding cell division protein ZapA, with amino-acid sequence MENKEKNKISVEIYGHTYKMVGSESIGHMRLVASIVDDRMREMNVHNPSLDSTKLAVLTAVNTVHDYLLLKEQIEQLEEELKKLKG; translated from the coding sequence ATGGAAAATAAAGAAAAGAATAAAATTTCCGTGGAAATATATGGTCATACATATAAAATGGTCGGCTCTGAATCCATTGGACATATGCGACTTGTCGCTTCGATTGTTGATGACCGTATGCGCGAGATGAATGTACATAATCCCTCACTTGATAGCACAAAGCTTGCCGTTCTTACAGCAGTAAATACCGTTCATGATTATTTACTATTAAAAGAACAAATAGAGCAACTAGAAGAAGAATTGAAAAAATTAAAGGGTTGA
- the rnhC gene encoding ribonuclease HIII: MSNIVLSISSNKQKEVMSFYANHFVERKAPGVIFAAKLPDTAITMYKSGKLMFQGGGAEREAARWGNIEVKNKQKSSAIGAKGDVLPEGFATMSVLGSDETGTGDYFGPITVAAVYVPSSKIELVNALGVKDSKMLTDDYMRKIAPDLRAACVHSVLVLRNEKYNELQSRGYSQGKMKAMMHNRALKNALSKMAPEKPEHILIDQFAERGVYYNYLKNEREIVRDDVLFSTKAEQLHVSVASASILARAAFLKEMDRLSEIAGIELLKGASAKVDASAARIWRGQGEEFLRSITKWHFANTEKARKMK; this comes from the coding sequence ATGTCAAATATTGTACTTTCAATATCATCAAATAAACAAAAAGAGGTGATGTCTTTCTATGCAAATCATTTTGTAGAACGTAAAGCACCTGGCGTAATCTTTGCTGCAAAGCTGCCAGATACGGCCATTACGATGTACAAATCAGGTAAATTAATGTTCCAAGGGGGTGGAGCTGAGCGAGAAGCTGCACGCTGGGGAAACATAGAAGTAAAAAATAAACAAAAATCATCGGCGATAGGAGCAAAGGGCGACGTTCTTCCAGAAGGTTTTGCTACAATGTCAGTGCTAGGCTCAGACGAAACTGGTACTGGCGATTATTTCGGTCCAATTACAGTTGCCGCTGTATATGTGCCTTCATCAAAAATTGAGTTAGTAAACGCGCTTGGTGTCAAGGACTCAAAAATGCTAACGGATGATTATATGCGTAAAATAGCACCAGATTTACGTGCAGCTTGCGTTCACAGCGTGCTTGTACTACGCAACGAAAAATATAACGAATTACAATCACGGGGCTACTCTCAGGGCAAAATGAAGGCTATGATGCATAATAGAGCACTTAAAAATGCACTGTCAAAAATGGCACCCGAAAAACCAGAGCATATATTGATAGATCAGTTTGCAGAACGTGGTGTGTATTACAATTACTTGAAAAATGAACGTGAAATTGTTCGAGATGATGTACTATTTTCTACGAAAGCTGAGCAATTACATGTTTCAGTAGCATCTGCATCGATATTAGCTCGTGCGGCATTTTTAAAGGAGATGGATCGACTGAGTGAGATTGCCGGTATTGAGTTATTGAAGGGAGCTTCGGCAAAGGTGGATGCATCAGCAGCACGTATTTGGCGTGGGCAAGGTGAAGAATTTTTACGCTCCATTACGAAATGGCATTTTGCTAATACAGAAAAAGCTAGGAAAATGAAATAA